Proteins co-encoded in one Gemmatimonadaceae bacterium genomic window:
- the atpD gene encoding F0F1 ATP synthase subunit beta: MATATAIHNIGKVVQVIGPVLDVEFEAEHLPELYNALDITGKAPDGGDIHVVSEVQQHIGRNQVRAVAMSSTDSIVRGMEVVDTGGPISVPVGKAALGRILNVLGEPVDNGPAIPKDVERWPIHRKRPDFVNLEPKTEVFETGIKVIDLIAPFVKGGKIGLFGGAGVGKTVVIQELINNVAKGHGGRSVFCGVGERTREGNDLYLEFKEAGILNQVALIYGQMNEPPGARLRVGLAGLTVAEYFRDQENADVLVFIDNIFRFTQAGSEVSALLGRMPSAVGYQPTLATEMGDLQERITSTRNGSITSVQAIYVPADDITDPAPATAFAHLDATVVLSRAITELGIYPAVDPLASSSRILDAQFIGDRHYKVATDVQRILQRYKELQDIIAILGMDELSEEDKRIVGRARRIQRFMSQPFAVAEQFTGIKGKYVKLEETVSSFERVVAGEFDNLPEQAFFMAGAIDDVVENAKKLQA; the protein is encoded by the coding sequence ATGGCCACCGCCACCGCAATCCATAACATCGGCAAAGTCGTCCAGGTCATCGGCCCCGTGCTCGACGTCGAGTTCGAAGCCGAGCACCTGCCCGAGCTGTACAACGCCCTCGACATCACGGGCAAGGCGCCGGACGGCGGCGACATCCACGTCGTCTCCGAAGTGCAGCAGCACATCGGCCGCAATCAGGTGCGCGCCGTCGCCATGTCGTCGACCGACTCGATCGTGCGCGGCATGGAGGTCGTCGACACGGGCGGTCCGATCTCGGTGCCGGTCGGCAAGGCGGCGCTCGGACGGATCTTGAACGTGCTCGGTGAGCCGGTGGACAACGGCCCCGCGATTCCGAAGGACGTCGAGCGCTGGCCGATTCATCGCAAGCGTCCGGACTTCGTGAACCTCGAGCCCAAGACCGAAGTCTTCGAGACGGGCATCAAGGTCATCGACCTGATCGCCCCGTTCGTGAAAGGCGGTAAGATCGGACTCTTCGGCGGCGCCGGCGTCGGCAAGACCGTCGTCATCCAGGAGCTGATCAACAACGTGGCCAAGGGTCACGGCGGTCGCTCGGTGTTCTGCGGCGTGGGCGAGCGTACGCGCGAAGGGAACGACCTGTACCTCGAGTTCAAGGAAGCCGGGATTCTCAACCAGGTCGCGCTCATCTACGGCCAGATGAACGAGCCGCCGGGCGCGCGACTCCGCGTCGGCCTCGCCGGTCTCACGGTGGCCGAGTACTTCCGCGATCAAGAGAACGCGGACGTACTCGTGTTCATCGACAACATCTTCCGGTTCACGCAAGCGGGCTCTGAAGTGTCCGCGCTGCTGGGCCGTATGCCGAGCGCCGTCGGCTATCAGCCGACGCTCGCGACCGAGATGGGCGACCTGCAGGAGCGCATCACCTCGACGCGCAACGGATCGATCACGTCGGTGCAAGCGATCTACGTTCCGGCCGACGACATCACCGACCCGGCGCCGGCCACCGCGTTCGCGCACCTCGACGCGACCGTCGTGCTCTCTCGCGCGATCACGGAGCTGGGGATCTACCCCGCCGTCGACCCGCTCGCCTCGTCGTCGCGAATTCTCGACGCGCAGTTTATCGGCGACCGGCACTACAAGGTCGCGACCGACGTGCAGCGCATTCTACAGCGCTACAAGGAGCTCCAGGACATCATCGCGATCCTCGGCATGGACGAGCTGTCCGAAGAGGACAAGCGCATCGTCGGCCGCGCGCGGCGCATCCAGCGCTTCATGTCGCAGCCGTTCGCCGTCGCCGAGCAGTTCACCGGCATCAAGGGCAAGTACGTCAAGCTCGAGGAGACCGTCTCGTCGTTCGAGCGCGTCGTCGCGGGCGAGTTCGATAACCTGCCGGAACAGGCGTTCTTCATGGCTGGCGCCATCGACGACGTCGTCGAGAACGCGAAGAAGCTGCAGGCCTGA
- the atpG gene encoding ATP synthase F1 subunit gamma produces the protein MAKGRELKGRIKSVENTRKITRTLEMVATSKLKRTQDRVAAARPYAQALRDVIGSLYSPDLADQFPLLRQPAKMKRAAVMLMTANRGLAGAFNANLIKEARATIARLERDGVEVDVHVVGRKGLGYFRYVGRKVAASRTDIGDRPTAAEAAELVNDLTTAFSRGEIDGVYVIYPNFKSVLSAPPATVQVLPVTPPASDAKRRDYILAPDANAILGELLPLYVRNAVYRALVEMTAAFYAAQRTAMKNATDNATDMLKILGRTYNRARQANITQEIAEIVGGAAALQG, from the coding sequence ATGGCTAAGGGTCGCGAGCTCAAAGGTCGCATCAAGTCCGTCGAGAACACGCGTAAGATCACGCGCACGCTCGAGATGGTGGCGACGTCGAAGCTCAAGCGAACGCAGGACCGTGTCGCCGCCGCGCGCCCGTACGCTCAGGCGCTGCGCGACGTGATCGGCAGCCTGTACTCGCCGGATCTCGCCGATCAGTTCCCGTTGTTGCGGCAGCCGGCCAAGATGAAACGCGCCGCGGTCATGCTCATGACCGCGAACCGCGGCCTGGCCGGCGCGTTCAACGCGAACCTCATCAAAGAGGCGCGCGCGACCATCGCTCGGCTCGAGCGCGATGGCGTCGAGGTCGACGTTCACGTCGTCGGCCGGAAAGGGCTCGGCTACTTCCGCTACGTCGGACGCAAGGTCGCGGCGAGCCGGACGGACATCGGCGATCGCCCCACGGCGGCGGAGGCCGCCGAGCTGGTCAACGATCTCACGACCGCGTTCTCGCGCGGCGAGATCGACGGCGTGTACGTGATCTATCCGAACTTCAAGTCCGTCCTATCCGCGCCGCCCGCGACCGTTCAGGTGCTTCCGGTGACTCCGCCGGCGAGCGACGCCAAGCGCCGCGACTACATCCTCGCCCCGGACGCGAACGCAATTCTCGGCGAGCTGCTCCCGCTGTATGTGCGCAACGCGGTGTATCGCGCGCTGGTCGAAATGACCGCCGCGTTCTATGCCGCCCAACGCACCGCGATGAAGAACGCGACGGACAACGCCACCGACATGCTCAAGATCCTTGGCCGCACGTACAACCGCGCGCGACAGGCCAACATCACGCAGGAAATCGCGGAGATCGTCGGCGGCGCGGCCGCCTTGCAGGGTTAA
- the atpA gene encoding F0F1 ATP synthase subunit alpha: MATDTTLRPGEIKDILLRQIEAADLHELDVEEVGTLLEVKDGIARIYGLQKAMAGEMLDITSSETGNHVTALALNLEEDNIGAVVLGDYLQLKEGDEVRRTSRVLEVPVGPALVGRVVDALGTPLDGLGDIRATTSRKVESPAPGIIVRQPVKEPLQTGLKAIDSMIPIGRGQRELIIGDRAIGKTAVAIDTIINQKGQGVICVYVAIGQKASTVASVVERLKQAGAMEYTIVVVASASDPAPMQYIAPYSGCAMAEYFMYHEGKPTLCVYDDLSKQAAAYRQLSLVLRRPPGREAFPGDVFYLHSRLLERAAKISEDPSVVDGKFILKPGGSLTALPVIETQAGDVSAYIPTNVISITDGQIFLESDLFFAGVRPAINAGISVSRVGGSAQIKAMKSVAGRLRLDLAQFRELEAFAAFASDLDAATRRQLDRGARTVEVLKQGQYQPMPVEQQVMIIFAVTNGFIDDVPVAGVREWEKGFHAYMAANFPQVGEGIRTGKTLTKEIEADLRRGIEAYKKTAVTTKPAGITKANL; encoded by the coding sequence ATGGCAACCGACACGACGCTCCGACCTGGCGAAATCAAAGACATCCTGCTTCGACAAATCGAAGCCGCCGACCTTCATGAACTCGATGTCGAAGAGGTCGGGACGCTCCTCGAGGTCAAGGACGGGATCGCGCGCATCTATGGTTTGCAGAAAGCCATGGCGGGTGAGATGCTCGACATCACGTCCTCCGAGACCGGCAATCACGTCACCGCGCTCGCGCTGAACCTCGAAGAAGACAACATCGGCGCCGTCGTCCTCGGCGACTATCTGCAGCTCAAGGAAGGCGACGAAGTTCGTCGCACGTCGCGCGTGCTCGAGGTGCCCGTCGGTCCGGCCCTCGTGGGACGAGTCGTCGATGCGCTCGGCACTCCGCTCGACGGTCTTGGCGACATCCGCGCGACGACGAGCCGCAAGGTCGAATCGCCGGCGCCCGGCATCATCGTGCGGCAGCCCGTGAAGGAGCCGCTGCAGACGGGGCTCAAGGCCATCGACTCGATGATTCCGATCGGCCGCGGACAGCGCGAGCTGATCATCGGCGACCGCGCCATCGGCAAGACCGCCGTCGCCATCGACACGATCATCAATCAGAAAGGCCAAGGTGTCATCTGCGTCTACGTCGCGATCGGCCAGAAGGCGTCGACCGTCGCCTCCGTCGTCGAACGGCTCAAGCAAGCCGGCGCGATGGAGTACACGATCGTCGTCGTCGCGTCCGCGTCCGATCCCGCGCCGATGCAGTACATCGCGCCCTACTCGGGCTGCGCGATGGCCGAGTATTTCATGTATCACGAAGGCAAGCCGACGCTGTGCGTCTACGACGACCTGTCCAAGCAGGCCGCCGCGTACCGTCAGCTTTCGCTCGTGTTGCGTCGTCCGCCGGGACGTGAAGCGTTCCCGGGAGACGTCTTCTATCTCCACTCGCGTCTCCTCGAGCGCGCGGCGAAGATCAGCGAGGACCCGTCAGTCGTCGACGGCAAATTCATCCTGAAGCCGGGCGGCTCGCTCACCGCGTTGCCCGTGATCGAAACGCAGGCCGGCGACGTCTCGGCCTACATCCCCACGAACGTCATCTCGATCACCGACGGGCAAATCTTTCTCGAGTCCGACCTGTTCTTCGCGGGCGTCCGTCCCGCGATCAACGCCGGCATCTCGGTGTCTCGCGTCGGCGGTTCGGCGCAGATCAAAGCGATGAAGTCGGTCGCCGGCCGTCTCCGCCTCGACCTCGCGCAATTCCGCGAGCTCGAAGCGTTCGCCGCGTTCGCCTCGGATCTCGACGCCGCGACCCGCCGCCAGCTGGATCGCGGCGCCCGTACGGTCGAAGTGCTCAAGCAGGGCCAGTATCAGCCGATGCCCGTCGAGCAGCAGGTGATGATCATCTTCGCGGTCACCAACGGCTTCATCGACGACGTGCCGGTCGCCGGCGTCCGCGAGTGGGAGAAGGGCTTCCACGCGTACATGGCGGCGAACTTTCCGCAGGTCGGCGAGGGAATCCGCACCGGGAAGACGCTCACCAAGGAAATCGAGGCCGACCTTCGCCGCGGCATCGAGGCGTACAAGAAGACGGCCGTGACGACGAAGCCGGCGGGCATCACAAAAGCGAATCTGTAG
- a CDS encoding four helix bundle protein yields the protein MAGTVRDLKVWQEAVALAAETVRSARQSARRETKVLTDHIMISALAAAGAIADGYGRYTAPEQRQLYRSAKRELLRLETQLAIARQADLMSAHTHADLSARIQGVNRLLGGYLVYLERQLEAANQGKEAKVEQ from the coding sequence ATGGCTGGCACCGTTCGCGACCTCAAAGTCTGGCAGGAAGCAGTGGCGCTGGCCGCCGAGACGGTGCGGTCGGCGCGGCAGTCGGCGCGGCGAGAGACCAAAGTGCTCACCGACCACATCATGATCTCCGCACTCGCCGCGGCCGGCGCGATCGCCGACGGCTACGGCCGCTACACCGCGCCGGAGCAACGGCAGTTGTACCGCTCGGCGAAACGTGAATTGCTGCGGCTCGAGACTCAGCTCGCGATCGCCCGACAGGCTGACCTCATGTCGGCTCACACGCACGCCGACCTGTCGGCCAGAATTCAAGGAGTGAACCGACTGCTCGGCGGCTACCTGGTGTATTTGGAGCGGCAGTTGGAGGCAGCCAACCAAGGGAAAGAGGCGAAGGTCGAGCAGTGA
- a CDS encoding AraC family transcriptional regulator, with the protein MTPSPIHVDYSAVSVLPPPAIVLYAQRERTRALMKTAFPRRRARVLVTRSVVDFQMAFKSELVDAAVVDIGSAHEDTWRVASLAREYPSIPFFGLAALRTADGPALAQCAAYEFADVLVDGVDESAAREVVQPLAFSSRFARALDRPPRPLALESPLQSTAWRFVVSHAGRPVRTSSLAKVLQVTREHLSRSFAAGGGPNLKRIIDLVRIIAAAELAKNPGYDLRDVANILGFASSSHLASTASRVVGTRAASLTRLRTVDLVDRFVKGHGRSRG; encoded by the coding sequence GTGACGCCTTCGCCGATCCACGTCGACTACTCGGCGGTGAGTGTGCTGCCGCCGCCGGCAATCGTTCTCTACGCTCAACGCGAGCGCACACGCGCGCTCATGAAGACGGCCTTCCCGCGGCGGCGGGCGCGAGTTCTCGTCACCCGCTCCGTCGTGGATTTTCAGATGGCGTTCAAGTCCGAGTTGGTGGACGCCGCGGTCGTGGACATCGGCAGCGCGCACGAGGACACGTGGCGCGTCGCATCGCTCGCGCGCGAATACCCGAGCATCCCCTTTTTCGGACTCGCCGCGCTGCGAACGGCCGACGGTCCGGCGTTGGCGCAGTGCGCCGCGTACGAATTCGCCGACGTCCTCGTCGACGGAGTGGACGAATCCGCGGCGAGAGAAGTCGTGCAGCCGCTCGCCTTCTCGTCGCGTTTCGCTCGCGCCCTCGACCGTCCGCCGCGTCCGCTCGCTCTCGAGTCGCCCCTTCAATCGACCGCGTGGCGGTTCGTCGTGTCGCACGCCGGTCGTCCCGTGCGAACCTCGTCGCTGGCCAAGGTTCTCCAAGTGACACGCGAGCATTTGTCGCGCTCGTTCGCCGCGGGCGGAGGTCCGAACCTCAAGCGCATCATCGACCTGGTGCGCATCATCGCCGCGGCGGAGTTGGCGAAGAACCCGGGGTACGATCTCCGAGACGTGGCAAACATCCTCGGATTCGCCTCGTCGTCTCATCTGGCGAGCACCGCGTCGAGGGTCGTCGGAACGCGCGCGGCTTCGCTGACGCGTCTGCGCACGGTCGACCTGGTGGATCGGTTTGTAAAAGGGCATGGGAGGAGTAGAGGCTAG
- a CDS encoding ABC transporter ATP-binding protein, protein MIRLVDVYKSFGPKRVLQGFTLDINEGETMVIIGYSGTGKSVAIKHIVGLLEPDSGQVFVDDLEVPRLSRRDLYALRARIGYVFQFAALFDSFTVGDNVAMGLRKQQELSENEIHQRVMEALELVDLPAVVDRYPAELSGGMRKRVGIARAIALRPKYILYDEPTTGLDPVTSAVIDQLMIRMREKLGVTGIVITHDMRSAYTVGTRIAMLYDGKVRQVGSVNEIRDTTDPIVRQFIDGKPNLDSDEGPDHATTERFVQAVAAETPADRRSGVERRN, encoded by the coding sequence ATGATCCGTCTCGTCGACGTCTACAAATCGTTCGGCCCGAAGCGCGTGCTGCAGGGCTTCACTCTCGACATCAACGAGGGTGAGACGATGGTGATCATCGGCTATTCGGGCACGGGCAAGTCGGTCGCGATCAAGCACATCGTCGGGCTGCTCGAGCCCGATTCGGGGCAGGTGTTCGTGGACGACCTCGAGGTGCCTCGCCTCAGCCGCCGCGATTTGTACGCGCTCCGTGCGCGAATCGGATACGTCTTTCAGTTCGCGGCGCTGTTCGATTCGTTCACCGTCGGCGACAATGTCGCGATGGGACTTCGCAAGCAGCAGGAGCTTTCGGAGAACGAGATTCACCAGCGCGTCATGGAGGCGTTGGAGCTCGTCGACCTTCCGGCCGTCGTCGACCGATATCCGGCGGAGCTTTCTGGCGGCATGCGGAAGCGGGTCGGCATCGCCCGCGCAATCGCGCTTCGCCCCAAGTACATCCTATATGACGAGCCCACGACGGGTCTCGATCCGGTGACCAGCGCGGTGATCGATCAGCTGATGATCCGGATGCGCGAGAAGCTCGGGGTCACCGGCATCGTCATCACACACGACATGCGGAGCGCCTACACCGTGGGCACCCGCATCGCGATGTTGTACGACGGAAAGGTTCGTCAGGTGGGATCGGTGAACGAGATCCGCGACACCACGGATCCGATCGTTCGCCAATTCATCGACGGAAAGCCGAACCTAGACAGCGACGAAGGCCCCGATCATGCGACCACGGAGCGTTTCGTCCAGGCGGTCGCGGCGGAGACGCCGGCCGATAGACGGTCGGGCGTCGAGCGCCGGAATTGA
- a CDS encoding RNA polymerase sigma factor RpoD/SigA: protein MTELKRRRRRSAPAGIAPNEPERDILDQYLYEVSTYPLLKGTEEIDLAKKIRAGDQDALQELVKRNLRFVISVAKKYQNRGLPLIDLIGEGNVGLLTAARKFDPDQGVKFISYAVWWIRQAILSALARQGRTVRVPLNRTADLSRIIKASEILRQKLNREPSPEELSQLTGLSVDVVQSLAALNTSDVRLDAPMDPEGDRSLIERFVADEMPDTEEEAMNRFLTDEIEQALSTLPPRDAKVLRLYFGLEGGREHTLEEIGSMLGVTRERVRQLRDRALKRLREGDVGRALGSFAA, encoded by the coding sequence ATGACCGAACTCAAGCGTCGACGCCGTCGCTCGGCCCCCGCTGGGATCGCTCCGAACGAACCCGAACGCGACATCCTCGATCAATATCTCTACGAGGTGTCGACGTATCCGCTCCTCAAGGGAACGGAGGAGATCGACCTCGCGAAGAAGATCCGAGCCGGCGACCAGGACGCGCTCCAGGAGCTGGTGAAGCGGAACCTCCGGTTCGTCATCTCCGTGGCCAAGAAGTACCAGAACCGGGGACTGCCCCTCATCGACCTGATCGGTGAAGGGAACGTCGGGCTGCTCACGGCCGCCCGAAAGTTCGACCCCGACCAGGGGGTCAAGTTCATCTCCTACGCCGTGTGGTGGATCCGTCAGGCGATTCTGTCGGCCCTGGCTCGCCAGGGACGCACGGTCCGCGTGCCGCTCAACCGCACCGCAGACCTTTCGAGAATCATCAAGGCGTCGGAAATCCTCCGGCAGAAGCTGAACCGCGAGCCGAGCCCCGAGGAGCTGTCGCAGCTCACCGGGCTGTCGGTGGACGTCGTGCAGTCGCTGGCGGCGCTCAATACGAGCGACGTCCGCCTCGACGCGCCGATGGATCCCGAAGGCGACCGGTCCCTCATCGAGCGCTTCGTCGCCGACGAGATGCCGGACACCGAGGAGGAAGCAATGAACCGCTTCCTCACCGACGAGATCGAGCAGGCCCTCAGCACGCTTCCGCCGCGCGACGCGAAGGTCCTCCGCCTGTACTTCGGGCTCGAGGGCGGACGCGAGCACACGCTCGAAGAAATCGGCTCCATGCTCGGCGTCACTCGCGAGCGCGTCCGTCAGCTTCGAGACCGCGCGCTCAAGCGCTTGCGCGAAGGCGACGTCGGCCGAGCACTCGGCAGCTTCGCAGCGTAA